The following coding sequences are from one Dreissena polymorpha isolate Duluth1 chromosome 8, UMN_Dpol_1.0, whole genome shotgun sequence window:
- the LOC127840800 gene encoding KRAB-A domain-containing protein 2-like, with the protein MVKEKYKKAVRDRTRAEKNAAVLFWRNRDKFKVRNGKSILFHDKKRLVIQECMADMIRKKQLKFKDSGARSLAYDMKQKLSGISERKVRTVLDQSEMHGNLNCKFTNKAPMKFVEANYIFERVKIDLVKMSDVEFENRRFRYNLTLVDVFSRYLFCRPLENKSSNCVSKALKDVFGEHDWPKIVQCDNGSEFLGEVDRLLKNKNVKVIKSRPYHPQSQGKVERQNRILRQKIMYEMCRCRRRGFNWVECLQDIVNSIIKQPKEVLSYQTLFAVYFGRGYEKSADETRKNAKRASIKCNKRLNESQMKGRPCTVYEKSGD; encoded by the coding sequence ATGGTCAAGGAAAAGTACAAAAAGGCGGTAAGAGACCGAACACGGGCAGAGAAGAATGCAGCAGTGCTATTCTGGCGAAATAGAGACAAGTTTAAAGTCAGAAacggaaaaagtatacttttccaTGACAAGAAGCGTTTAGTTATTCAGGAATGTATGGCAGACATGATCCGTAAAAAGCAATTGAAGTTTAAGGATAGTGGGGCTCGTTCGCTAGCATATGACATGAAGCAAAAGCTATCTGGTATAAGCGAACGGAAAGTAAGGACAGTTCTTGACCAAAGCGAAATGCACGGCAACCTGAAttgtaaatttacaaataaagcTCCCATGAAGTTTGTTGAAGCAAATTATATATTCGAGAGGGTCAAGATAGATCTGGTCAAAATGTCAGATGTTGAGTTTGAAAACAGGAGGTTCCGATACAACTTGACTCTGGTAGACGTATTTTCCAGGTACCTTTTCTGTCGACCTCTCGAAAATAAGTCTTCAAACTGTGTTTCAAaagctttaaaggatgtttttggAGAGCACGATTGGCCGAAAATCGTACAATGTGACAACGGCTCGGAGTTCCTAGGTGAAGTTGATAGGCTGTTAAAGAATAAGAATGTGAAAGTTATAAAGAGTCGGCCATATCATCCTCAGAGCCAAGGCAAAGTAGAACGTCAGAACAGGATTCTACGACAAAAGATAATGTATGAGATGTGCAGGTGTCGGCGTAGGGGCTTTAACTGGGTAGAATGTCTTCAAGATATAGTTAACAGCATAATCAAACAACCAAAAGAGGTTCTTTCATACCAGACTCTTTTTGCCGTGTATTTTGGGCGGGGGTATGAAAAATCAGCTGATGAAACAAGGAAAAATGCTAAACGCGcttcaattaaatgtaacaaGCGGCTGAATGAATCTCAAATGAAAGGGCGGCCGTGCACTGTTTATGAGAAATCGGGCGACTAG